GTTGCGGCCAGTGCGGGCCTGCCCGCCGTGATCGGGTGGACGAACTCCACGGCGACATGCGAGGCGTCGCAGCTCGAGCCGCCATTGCCCATCGAGAATAGCCGTCCGCCGTTGCGATAGACATCCGCGACCGTTTTCGCCGCGGCGATCAGCACCGCGGCGTTCTCGGCAAAGAAGCGCGCATTGGTGTCGCGCGAATCGCGTGCCTTCTCTTCGACCGAGAGCAGGAGGGCGGCATCCAGCCGCGCCGGCTCCTGCTGTCCGCCATGCAGAAACGGATAAAGTTCCTTCAGGTCGCTGTTGCCTGACATGGCGCTACCCTCCCGGCTCAGCTGCCGAACGCTTCATGGCTTCGATTTCAGCCTGTGCTTCACCCAGTTCTGTGAGAATCTTGAGCGTTTGCGCGGCTTCTTCCTCGTCGATCCGGCTCATCGCGAATCCGACATGGACGAGCACCCAGTCGCCGAGGCAGGCCGACGGCGGATGATCCTCGCTGACGATGCAGGCGATGTTGACCTGCCGCTTGACGCCGCTGACGTCGACGGTCGCAAGCTTTCTCGCTTCGTCGTCGATCCTTACGATCCGCCCGGGAATACCGAGACACATGACGGCTTTCCTTCCCTGAAGTCTTTGTTTGATTTCATCAGATGCGCAGCTCCAATGACGGCTTGGCCGAGAGCAAGTCCGCCATCGTTGGACGGAACGCGCGCATGTGACAGCACAGTGAACTGCTCGCGCTCCAGCCGGCGCACCACCTCCTCGAATAGGATGCGGTTCTGGAAGCAGCCGCCGGTGAGCGCGACGGTCGAGAAGCGTCGCTCGCCGTCCTCGGGGGAGCCGGCGAGCTTGCGTGTCATGGCGGCGATGGACTTGGCCAGCCCCTTGTGGAACCGTGCAGCCATCACCGGCGCCGGTGTCTTCAGGATCAGGTCACCCAGCACCGCATGCCACAT
This is a stretch of genomic DNA from Bradyrhizobium sp. CCBAU 53338. It encodes these proteins:
- a CDS encoding HypC/HybG/HupF family hydrogenase formation chaperone, producing the protein MCLGIPGRIVRIDDEARKLATVDVSGVKRQVNIACIVSEDHPPSACLGDWVLVHVGFAMSRIDEEEAAQTLKILTELGEAQAEIEAMKRSAAEPGG